From the Streptomyces pluripotens genome, one window contains:
- a CDS encoding acetyl-CoA synthetase, whose protein sequence is MSSVPSASSGPCRAGHAEVSVSPGDPVRRRLCVRPGAVVTLVLRPRMDDKRWTGVVSSAPALVAPSEWGLDADGTAHATLRCAGTRGGTAKVTVVAKAPDVAGAARPAFTLDVDVVPYAQQG, encoded by the coding sequence GTGTCCTCCGTGCCGTCCGCCTCTTCGGGGCCCTGCCGCGCCGGGCACGCCGAGGTCTCCGTCTCCCCGGGCGATCCGGTGAGGCGGCGGCTGTGTGTGCGGCCGGGGGCGGTGGTGACTCTGGTGCTGCGGCCCCGGATGGACGACAAACGGTGGACCGGTGTGGTGAGTTCGGCGCCCGCCCTGGTCGCACCGTCCGAATGGGGGCTGGACGCCGACGGCACGGCGCATGCCACCCTGCGCTGCGCGGGAACCCGCGGAGGTACCGCTAAGGTCACCGTCGTGGCCAAGGCACCGGACGTGGCGGGTGCCGCTCGCCCGGCGTTCACGTTGGACGTGGACGTGGTTCCGTACGCGCAGCAGGGGTGA
- a CDS encoding Fur family transcriptional regulator, with protein MTASPTPTTAEELRGAGLRVTAARVALLETVRDGDHLGVEAIASGVRDRVGHISLQAVYEALHALTAAGLVRRIEPAGHPARFEGRVGDNHHHIVCRSCSAVADVDCAVGDAPCLTASDDRGFSIDEAEVVYWGLCPGCSTGRSS; from the coding sequence ATGACCGCCTCCCCGACTCCGACCACCGCCGAGGAGCTCCGCGGTGCCGGCCTGCGTGTGACGGCAGCACGCGTCGCGCTGCTGGAGACCGTCCGGGACGGCGACCACCTCGGCGTCGAGGCGATCGCTTCCGGGGTCCGCGACCGCGTAGGCCATATCTCCCTGCAAGCCGTCTACGAGGCCCTCCACGCCCTCACCGCGGCGGGACTCGTGCGCCGCATCGAGCCGGCCGGCCATCCGGCCCGGTTCGAGGGGCGTGTGGGCGACAACCATCACCACATCGTCTGCCGGTCGTGCAGCGCCGTGGCCGACGTCGACTGCGCGGTCGGCGACGCGCCCTGCCTGACCGCCTCCGACGACCGCGGCTTCTCCATCGACGAGGCCGAGGTCGTCTACTGGGGCCTGTGCCCCGGCTGTTCCACCGGCCGCAGTTCCTGA
- the katG gene encoding catalase/peroxidase HPI, which translates to MTENHDATVTDANAGAGCPVAHDRALHPTQGGGNRQWWPERLNLKILAKNPAVANPLGEDFDYAEAFKSLDLPAVKRDIEEVLTTSQDWWPADFGNYGPFVIRMAWHSAGTYRISDGRGGAGAGQQRFAPLNSWPDNANLDKARRLLWPVKKKYGRNLSWADLMILAGNVALESMGFTTFGFGGGREDVWEPEEDVYWGPETTWLDDRRYTGDRELENPLGAVQMGLIYVNPEGPNGNPDPLAAARDIRETFRRMAMNDEETVALVAGGHTFGKTHGAGPADQVGADPEAAGLEEQGLGWKSTYGTGKGADAITSGLEVTWTTTPTRWSNNFFDNLFGYEWELTDSPAGAKQWKPKDGAGEGTVPAAHDPSKKIAPSMLTTDLALRFDPVYEPISRRFHENPQEFADAFARAWYKLTHRDMGPKSLYLGPEVPEETLLWQDPLPERAGELIDEADVAALKAKLLDSGLTVAQLVTTAWASASTFRGSDKRGGANGGRIRLAPQRGWEVNDPDQLGQVLRTLEGIQREFNASSGAKKVSLADLIVLGGVAAVEKAAGEAGFAVEVPFTPGRVDATEEHTDVESFEALEPTADGFRNYLGKANRLPGEYLLLDKANLLTLSAPEMTVLVGGLRALGANYQGSQLGVLTETPGVLTNDFFVNLLDMGTTWKATSEDQTAFEGRDATTGELKWAGSRVDLVFGSNSELRALAEVYACDDAKEKFVKDFVAAWDKVMNLDRFDLV; encoded by the coding sequence ATGACTGAGAACCACGACGCGACCGTCACAGACGCGAACGCGGGCGCCGGCTGCCCCGTCGCGCATGATCGTGCCCTGCATCCGACCCAGGGCGGTGGCAACCGCCAGTGGTGGCCGGAGCGACTCAACCTGAAGATCCTCGCCAAGAACCCGGCCGTGGCCAACCCGCTCGGCGAGGACTTCGACTACGCCGAGGCCTTCAAGAGCCTCGACCTTCCCGCCGTGAAACGGGACATCGAGGAGGTGCTCACCACCTCCCAGGACTGGTGGCCGGCCGACTTCGGGAACTACGGCCCGTTCGTCATCCGTATGGCTTGGCACAGCGCGGGTACTTACCGCATCAGCGACGGCCGTGGCGGCGCAGGCGCAGGTCAGCAGCGCTTCGCCCCGCTGAACAGCTGGCCGGACAATGCCAACCTCGACAAGGCCCGCCGGCTGCTGTGGCCGGTCAAGAAGAAGTACGGCCGCAACCTCTCCTGGGCCGACCTGATGATCCTCGCCGGCAATGTGGCCCTGGAATCCATGGGCTTCACGACCTTCGGCTTCGGTGGCGGCCGTGAGGACGTGTGGGAGCCGGAGGAGGACGTCTACTGGGGCCCGGAGACCACCTGGCTCGACGACCGGCGCTACACCGGTGACCGCGAGTTGGAGAACCCGCTCGGCGCCGTCCAGATGGGTCTGATCTACGTCAACCCGGAGGGCCCGAACGGAAACCCGGACCCGTTGGCCGCGGCTCGTGACATCCGGGAGACCTTCCGCCGCATGGCGATGAACGACGAGGAGACCGTGGCCCTGGTCGCCGGCGGCCACACCTTCGGCAAGACACACGGCGCGGGCCCCGCCGACCAGGTCGGAGCCGATCCCGAGGCCGCCGGGCTGGAGGAGCAGGGCCTGGGCTGGAAGAGCACCTACGGCACCGGCAAGGGCGCCGACGCGATCACCTCCGGCCTGGAGGTCACCTGGACCACCACGCCCACCAGGTGGAGCAACAACTTCTTCGACAACCTCTTCGGTTACGAGTGGGAACTGACCGATTCCCCGGCCGGTGCCAAACAGTGGAAGCCGAAGGACGGCGCGGGCGAGGGCACGGTCCCCGCCGCCCACGACCCGTCGAAGAAGATCGCCCCGTCGATGCTCACCACTGACCTGGCGCTGCGCTTCGACCCGGTCTACGAGCCGATTTCCCGCCGCTTCCACGAGAATCCCCAGGAGTTCGCGGACGCCTTCGCCCGCGCCTGGTACAAGCTCACCCACCGCGACATGGGGCCCAAGTCGCTGTACCTCGGCCCCGAGGTCCCGGAGGAAACCCTGTTGTGGCAGGACCCGCTGCCGGAGCGGGCGGGCGAGCTGATCGACGAGGCGGACGTCGCGGCCCTGAAGGCCAAGCTGCTCGACTCGGGCCTGACCGTAGCCCAGCTGGTCACCACCGCTTGGGCATCCGCGTCGACCTTCCGCGGCAGCGACAAGCGCGGCGGCGCCAACGGAGGTCGCATCCGGCTGGCCCCGCAGCGCGGCTGGGAGGTCAACGACCCCGACCAGCTGGGCCAGGTGCTGCGCACCTTGGAAGGCATCCAGCGGGAATTCAACGCCTCCTCCGGCGCCAAGAAGGTCTCCCTGGCCGACCTCATCGTCCTCGGTGGCGTCGCCGCCGTGGAGAAGGCTGCCGGGGAAGCCGGCTTCGCGGTTGAGGTGCCGTTCACCCCGGGCCGGGTGGACGCGACCGAGGAGCACACCGACGTCGAGTCGTTCGAGGCGCTGGAGCCCACCGCGGACGGCTTCCGCAACTACCTCGGCAAGGCCAACCGCCTGCCGGGCGAGTACCTGCTGCTCGACAAGGCGAATCTGCTCACCCTGAGCGCCCCCGAGATGACCGTTCTCGTCGGTGGACTCCGCGCGCTGGGCGCCAACTACCAGGGTTCGCAGCTGGGCGTCCTGACCGAGACACCCGGTGTCCTCACCAACGACTTCTTCGTCAACCTCCTGGACATGGGTACGACGTGGAAGGCGACCTCTGAGGACCAGACCGCTTTCGAGGGCCGAGACGCCACCACGGGCGAGCTGAAGTGGGCCGGCAGCCGTGTCGACCTCGTCTTCGGCTCCAACTCGGAGCTGCGGGCGCTTGCCGAGGTGTACGCCTGCGACGACGCGAAGGAGAAGTTCGTCAAGGACTTCGTCGCCGCATGGGACAAGGTCATGAACCTGGACCGGTTCGACCTCGTCTGA
- a CDS encoding GNAT family N-acetyltransferase: MRITTHRPGELTPELLGAWRRAMDESPEYANPFLAPEFALGVGHFRSGTRVAVLREGGEPVGFLPYERGPFGTGRAVGLGLSDCQALVHRPGVTWRAEELLRACGLSIFEFDHLVQEQRPFEPHVTGTFASPVIDVKPGDGRYPEWLRSTYPGLARTTLKKERRLGRDIGEVRFVFDERDPEALRTLMRWKSAQYRRTGRMDRFSRSWIVGLVGHLFHIREEHFTGVLSVLYAGDRPVAAHFGPRSSTVLAAWFTAYDPELPSYSPGLMMHLRTAEAAARHGVTLVDLGRGDKEYKDWLKTRELRVGEGFVARPHPAAIARRLWRGPVRGLRNTVLARPWLRDPADRLLKAMGAVRTRGQEATVVRTGRPRSG; this comes from the coding sequence GTGCGGATCACCACCCACAGACCCGGCGAGCTGACACCCGAGCTGCTCGGGGCCTGGCGTCGGGCGATGGATGAGTCGCCCGAATATGCCAATCCGTTCCTTGCGCCGGAGTTCGCGCTCGGGGTCGGCCATTTCCGGAGCGGGACGCGGGTGGCGGTTCTGCGTGAGGGCGGAGAGCCGGTCGGTTTTCTCCCGTACGAACGGGGGCCGTTCGGCACTGGCCGGGCCGTTGGTCTCGGGTTGTCCGACTGTCAGGCCCTCGTCCACCGGCCCGGGGTCACCTGGCGGGCGGAGGAACTGCTGCGGGCCTGCGGGCTCAGCATCTTCGAGTTCGACCACCTCGTCCAGGAACAGCGGCCGTTCGAGCCCCATGTGACGGGCACCTTCGCCTCGCCGGTGATCGACGTGAAGCCCGGCGATGGAAGATACCCCGAGTGGCTGCGCAGCACCTACCCGGGGCTGGCCCGGACGACGCTGAAGAAGGAGCGGCGACTCGGTCGGGACATCGGCGAAGTGCGGTTCGTGTTCGACGAGCGCGACCCGGAGGCGCTGCGCACGCTCATGCGGTGGAAGTCTGCGCAGTACCGCAGGACCGGCCGGATGGACCGGTTCTCCCGGTCGTGGATCGTCGGCCTGGTCGGCCATCTCTTCCATATCCGCGAGGAACACTTCACCGGGGTGCTGTCCGTGCTGTACGCGGGCGACCGGCCGGTCGCGGCCCACTTCGGCCCCCGTTCGAGTACCGTGCTGGCGGCCTGGTTCACCGCGTACGACCCCGAACTTCCCTCCTATTCACCTGGGTTGATGATGCACTTGCGGACTGCCGAGGCAGCTGCCCGGCACGGAGTGACCCTTGTCGACCTCGGACGCGGCGACAAGGAGTACAAGGACTGGCTGAAGACCCGTGAACTGCGGGTCGGTGAGGGTTTCGTCGCCCGGCCGCACCCGGCGGCGATCGCCCGGCGGCTGTGGCGGGGACCCGTGCGCGGCCTGCGGAACACGGTGTTGGCCCGTCCGTGGCTGCGCGATCCGGCCGACCGGTTGCTGAAGGCGATGGGCGCCGTTCGCACCCGCGGTCAGGAGGCCACCGTCGTCCGGACGGGTCGTCCGCGGTCGGGATGA
- a CDS encoding FAD-dependent oxidoreductase, whose amino-acid sequence MTGTDATRVLVIGGGIAGSATALALHKVGYDVTVFEAQPDTAEDIGAFLALASNGMRALAQLDATDVVTAVGFPLTSLRLLDSQGTEIRHTPLGEAAEPTLRYRCLRRGELNAALQVAAVRRGIPVCHGTRLERVVEGPDGVAARFADGTTATGDLLIGADGLNSTVRCLIARGVRPVYAGQRVFYGYTPAAPPVSGPDGAITMVRGSGTAFGYAVSPAGETYWFARVGGEPLPAGAPAGPAAALRAQLLPLLRKDATPAADLVEASADAIMVTNATELPLGTSWHTGRILLLGDAAHAASPATGQGASMALEDAVVLAKALRDLPGPHRAFAVYERHRRPRAEHNITVSGGISRGTYTSSRPAPVMPRPAAPDEELIRQLSWNTPLSDVPPEER is encoded by the coding sequence GTGACCGGGACAGATGCGACGAGGGTACTGGTGATCGGCGGCGGAATCGCGGGGAGCGCGACCGCGCTGGCCCTGCACAAGGTCGGATACGACGTCACCGTGTTCGAGGCACAACCCGACACGGCCGAGGACATCGGCGCCTTCCTGGCTCTGGCGAGCAACGGCATGCGCGCCCTGGCCCAACTCGACGCCACGGACGTCGTCACCGCCGTCGGTTTTCCGCTGACTTCACTGCGCCTGCTCGACAGCCAGGGCACCGAGATCCGGCACACCCCCCTCGGCGAGGCCGCCGAACCCACCCTGCGCTACCGCTGCCTGCGCCGCGGTGAGCTGAACGCAGCCTTACAGGTCGCGGCGGTCCGGCGAGGCATCCCGGTGTGCCACGGGACGCGGCTGGAGCGCGTGGTAGAGGGGCCGGACGGAGTCGCCGCCCGCTTCGCCGATGGCACCACCGCGACCGGAGACCTCCTCATCGGCGCCGACGGGCTGAACTCCACCGTGCGCTGCCTCATCGCCCGCGGAGTCCGGCCCGTCTACGCGGGCCAGCGGGTCTTCTACGGCTACACCCCGGCCGCACCACCCGTGTCCGGCCCGGACGGCGCCATCACCATGGTGCGGGGTAGCGGGACCGCCTTCGGGTACGCGGTGTCGCCGGCCGGGGAGACGTACTGGTTCGCCCGGGTCGGCGGCGAACCGCTGCCCGCCGGCGCCCCCGCAGGACCGGCAGCCGCGCTGCGTGCGCAACTGCTGCCACTGTTGCGCAAGGACGCGACACCCGCTGCGGACCTCGTCGAAGCGTCCGCCGACGCGATCATGGTCACCAACGCCACCGAGCTGCCGCTCGGCACCAGCTGGCACACCGGACGCATCCTGCTCCTCGGCGACGCGGCCCACGCGGCCTCCCCGGCGACCGGCCAAGGGGCCTCGATGGCCCTGGAGGATGCCGTCGTCCTTGCCAAGGCTTTGCGTGACCTGCCCGGACCGCACCGCGCGTTCGCGGTGTACGAGCGGCACCGCCGACCACGGGCGGAGCACAACATCACCGTCAGCGGTGGCATCTCCCGTGGCACGTACACCTCGTCCCGCCCTGCTCCTGTCATGCCCCGCCCCGCGGCGCCGGACGAGGAACTGATCCGCCAACTCTCCTGGAACACACCGCTTTCCGACGTGCCGCCCGAGGAGCGCTGA
- a CDS encoding oxidoreductase: MSTAVAAGTWKLGDREVNRIGYGTMRLTGNGMMGNSDGTPIDRDAAVNLLHSAFEQGVNHIDTAAFYFSPLRSANELINRALSSWYGDVVVVTKVGPARGSSGEWLPMARPDQLRGQVEENLRQLGRDHLDVVNLRRNGPDTASLSEHFGALAELRQAGLVRHLGLSNVRPEHVAEALMIAPVVCVQNSYGLDWRRADESGLVDLCLEQGIAFVPYFAVSGLRREASAGQEYDARVRSVAHAHGATPAQVRLAWTLHRGPHVLAIPGTTNPAHLAENVAAGSLGLTEGELALLDKPHEGTA, translated from the coding sequence GTGAGCACAGCGGTGGCGGCAGGGACCTGGAAGCTCGGGGACCGGGAGGTGAATCGCATCGGCTACGGCACGATGCGACTGACGGGCAACGGCATGATGGGGAACTCCGACGGCACGCCGATCGACCGCGATGCCGCTGTCAACCTGCTGCACAGCGCGTTCGAGCAGGGTGTCAACCACATCGACACGGCCGCCTTCTACTTCTCGCCACTGCGGTCCGCGAACGAGCTCATCAACCGTGCCCTCTCTTCCTGGTACGGCGATGTGGTCGTGGTGACCAAGGTCGGCCCGGCGCGCGGCTCCTCCGGTGAGTGGCTCCCCATGGCCCGCCCCGACCAACTGCGCGGCCAGGTCGAGGAGAACCTCCGCCAGCTCGGCCGAGACCACCTGGACGTGGTGAACCTGCGTCGCAACGGCCCCGACACCGCCTCGCTCAGCGAGCACTTCGGCGCCCTCGCCGAGCTACGCCAGGCGGGCCTGGTCCGGCACCTGGGGCTCTCGAACGTCCGCCCGGAGCACGTGGCCGAAGCCCTGATGATCGCGCCCGTGGTCTGCGTGCAGAACTCCTACGGCTTGGACTGGCGCCGCGCCGACGAGAGCGGGCTGGTGGACCTGTGCCTGGAGCAGGGCATCGCCTTCGTCCCGTACTTCGCCGTCTCCGGCCTGCGGCGCGAGGCAAGTGCGGGCCAGGAGTACGACGCCCGCGTCCGCTCCGTTGCCCACGCCCACGGTGCGACGCCGGCCCAGGTACGGCTCGCCTGGACACTCCACCGCGGTCCGCACGTGCTGGCCATCCCCGGCACCACAAACCCGGCACACCTAGCGGAGAACGTCGCAGCCGGAAGCCTGGGACTGACCGAGGGGGAGTTGGCGCTCCTGGACAAGCCGCACGAGGGCACCGCCTGA
- a CDS encoding (5-formylfuran-3-yl)methyl phosphate synthase: protein MHTTIDADRRLLVSVFGPQEAREAVLGGARIIDSEDPRSALGTIKPRRIMDIADAVLAVRRDLPVQLSTNIGEDQLLHRRAGNGLAIAKSPYETAGKAAQAALGVAVSMGNQVHPCPIVKVGLDGMGVDRLTDVLGEITATLRRADGLGRTRVMSVLFGQDLDLWDTRKTLPQVRRALVGLREYDPAAPDTPNAFDLADLADALLDDDGRPLFPDRRPDEAGLKACGALPAAARGTHITVNEPFPHADYGLSRHRRTDVEAIRAMVEASAVAGADAIMIDTSILFKVARIGLISTAGSDELVDLDAHDTDAHGLSRTGILSLEEIRFFVDLCHARGLEANLAGSVQSHQAQQIWRLVPDLDQLSARGGVVALARDPLHGTGAATRHDRVVRRALVAGIIPPEQGGYLVVPERMTRSPKFRTDLNDLLARHAGLEVRVADRYGALSVVDASEGPGPPPRGPIASARSRLLCTRVARALLVTEGTVGPPEAVRHRRCPRPRAQPFLLRHLPTRPDQLPPISAPRAARRKAVCSRRVGGSVPRPAPRGGA, encoded by the coding sequence GTGCACACCACGATCGATGCGGACCGGAGGCTGTTGGTCAGCGTGTTCGGGCCGCAGGAGGCCCGCGAGGCGGTACTCGGCGGAGCGCGGATCATCGACAGCGAGGACCCGCGCAGCGCGCTCGGCACGATCAAGCCCCGCCGCATCATGGACATCGCCGACGCCGTCCTCGCCGTACGCCGGGACCTACCGGTGCAGCTGAGCACCAACATCGGCGAGGACCAACTCCTCCACCGACGCGCCGGGAACGGGCTGGCGATCGCCAAGTCCCCCTATGAAACAGCTGGTAAGGCCGCCCAAGCGGCGCTCGGTGTCGCGGTATCGATGGGTAACCAGGTCCACCCCTGCCCCATCGTGAAGGTTGGTCTCGACGGCATGGGCGTCGACCGACTCACGGACGTCCTCGGCGAGATCACCGCGACCCTGCGACGTGCCGACGGGCTCGGGCGGACCCGCGTCATGTCCGTACTGTTCGGACAGGACCTGGATCTGTGGGACACCCGCAAGACCCTGCCGCAGGTCCGCCGCGCGCTGGTCGGACTGCGGGAGTACGACCCGGCCGCACCCGATACGCCGAATGCGTTCGACCTGGCGGATCTCGCGGACGCCCTCCTCGACGACGACGGACGTCCGCTCTTCCCCGACCGGCGTCCCGACGAGGCCGGACTGAAGGCCTGCGGCGCCCTCCCCGCCGCGGCGCGCGGCACCCACATCACCGTCAACGAGCCCTTCCCGCATGCCGACTACGGCCTGTCCCGGCATCGCCGCACCGACGTCGAGGCGATCCGCGCCATGGTCGAGGCGAGTGCCGTCGCCGGGGCGGACGCCATCATGATCGACACCAGCATCCTGTTCAAGGTCGCCCGCATCGGCCTGATTTCCACCGCGGGAAGCGACGAACTCGTCGACCTGGATGCTCACGACACCGACGCCCACGGCCTTTCCCGCACCGGCATCCTCTCTCTGGAGGAGATCCGCTTCTTCGTCGACCTGTGCCACGCCCGCGGACTGGAGGCCAACCTCGCCGGTTCCGTCCAGAGCCACCAGGCCCAACAGATCTGGCGCCTGGTCCCCGACCTCGACCAGCTCTCCGCCCGCGGGGGCGTCGTCGCGCTCGCCCGCGATCCGCTCCACGGCACCGGCGCCGCGACCCGCCACGATCGTGTCGTACGCCGAGCGCTGGTGGCCGGGATCATCCCGCCCGAGCAGGGCGGCTATCTGGTCGTGCCCGAGCGCATGACCCGGTCGCCGAAGTTCCGCACCGACCTGAACGACCTGCTCGCCCGCCACGCGGGACTGGAGGTCCGCGTGGCGGATCGCTACGGCGCGCTGTCCGTCGTGGACGCGTCGGAGGGGCCGGGTCCTCCTCCCCGCGGGCCGATCGCTTCCGCCAGGAGCCGGCTGCTGTGCACGAGAGTCGCACGGGCGCTCCTCGTAACCGAAGGAACGGTTGGTCCGCCCGAAGCGGTCCGTCACCGGCGGTGTCCCCGGCCACGGGCTCAACCGTTTCTTCTCCGGCACCTTCCCACCCGCCCCGATCAGCTCCCCCCGATCAGCGCTCCTCGGGCGGCACGTCGGAAAGCGGTGTGTTCCAGGAGAGTTGGCGGATCAGTTCCTCGTCCGGCGCCGCGGGGCGGGGCATGA
- a CDS encoding nucleotidyltransferase family protein, with amino-acid sequence MISRLPLDQQLAHLRTVLSRNGVLTEVLARTATLRLPGWYVTAGCLFQTVWNVVTDRPPTHGIKDYDVFYFDADDLSWEAEDEVIGAGRAIFADLPAEVELRNEARVHLWYEEKFRAACPPYDSTEAAIDSFAATTCCLGVRVESDGRWRVYAPHGLSDVFNLVVRPNPVLAPQSVYQAKTARWQEQWPELTVLDWPATNPPSSGG; translated from the coding sequence ATGATCAGCCGGCTTCCCCTCGATCAGCAGCTTGCCCATCTACGCACGGTGCTGTCCCGTAACGGCGTGCTGACGGAAGTCCTGGCCCGCACGGCCACCCTGCGTCTACCCGGGTGGTACGTGACGGCCGGATGCCTGTTCCAGACCGTATGGAACGTGGTCACGGACAGGCCTCCGACCCATGGGATCAAGGACTACGACGTCTTCTACTTCGACGCTGACGATCTTTCGTGGGAGGCCGAGGACGAGGTGATCGGGGCTGGGCGAGCGATCTTCGCCGACCTGCCCGCAGAGGTCGAGCTCCGTAACGAGGCCCGGGTCCACCTCTGGTACGAGGAGAAGTTCCGGGCGGCGTGCCCACCCTATGACTCCACCGAGGCGGCGATCGACAGTTTCGCCGCGACGACGTGTTGTCTCGGAGTGCGTGTGGAGAGCGACGGCCGGTGGCGCGTCTACGCACCGCACGGGTTGTCGGACGTGTTCAACCTCGTCGTCCGCCCGAACCCGGTGCTCGCCCCACAATCGGTCTACCAGGCCAAAACGGCACGATGGCAGGAGCAATGGCCGGAGCTGACCGTGCTGGACTGGCCCGCAACCAACCCGCCCTCGTCCGGCGGGTGA
- a CDS encoding acyltransferase family protein, with amino-acid sequence MTTATPRVRRTPPARTGARAPRYSPPADTPSLPSLTGLRWMAALLVFGLHVNNFGYFGGTGGRLVAWGFGAGATGVSFFFVLSGFVLTWSARPYDRALAFWRRRVARIYPVHLVTLTLALLMAHTVALLPRPTAQQTLANALLLHSWWHPWWQTLNPVSWSLVCEAFFYAAFPLLILLLRRLGARGSAALGGLSAAVVLALAWADVHHWWTHSVYSFPAARLPEFVLGAVTARLVLLDRWRGPGLEASVALALIGYFLVPQVTPGYSATVCTLAGFALLIPAAAVADLRGLPSLWRHRRLVRLGELSFAFYMVHLLVLRAATPELGVKPHYGVLVGLTVTAALFTVSLALSWVLYEAVERPARRLLLQHRGRTGRPADPVPACREAPPGACD; translated from the coding sequence ATGACCACGGCGACGCCCCGAGTACGTCGGACGCCGCCCGCCCGTACTGGCGCGCGGGCCCCGCGGTACTCGCCGCCCGCCGACACACCCTCCTTGCCGTCCCTGACCGGGCTGCGCTGGATGGCGGCGCTGCTGGTGTTCGGGCTGCACGTGAACAACTTCGGCTATTTCGGAGGCACCGGTGGCCGCCTCGTGGCCTGGGGATTCGGGGCCGGAGCCACGGGAGTGTCGTTCTTCTTCGTACTGTCCGGATTTGTACTGACGTGGTCAGCGCGGCCGTACGACCGGGCCCTCGCCTTCTGGCGGCGGCGCGTCGCGCGCATCTATCCGGTGCACCTGGTCACCCTGACCCTCGCCCTGCTCATGGCCCACACGGTGGCGCTCCTGCCACGGCCGACCGCACAGCAGACACTGGCCAACGCGCTGCTGCTGCACTCCTGGTGGCATCCGTGGTGGCAGACACTCAACCCGGTTAGTTGGTCGCTGGTCTGCGAGGCCTTCTTCTACGCGGCCTTCCCGCTGCTGATCCTGCTGTTGCGCCGGCTTGGCGCCCGCGGTTCGGCCGCTCTCGGCGGGCTGTCGGCGGCCGTGGTCCTGGCTCTGGCCTGGGCGGACGTCCACCACTGGTGGACCCATTCGGTCTATTCGTTCCCGGCGGCCCGGCTGCCCGAGTTCGTTCTGGGCGCGGTTACGGCACGGCTGGTGCTGCTCGACCGGTGGCGCGGCCCCGGCCTGGAGGCGTCAGTGGCCCTGGCGCTCATCGGATACTTCCTGGTTCCGCAGGTGACGCCCGGGTACTCCGCCACCGTGTGTACGCTCGCCGGATTCGCGCTGCTCATCCCGGCGGCGGCCGTCGCGGACCTGCGCGGACTGCCGTCGCTGTGGCGGCACCGCCGACTGGTGCGACTCGGGGAACTGTCCTTTGCCTTCTACATGGTGCACCTGCTGGTACTGCGCGCCGCGACACCGGAGCTGGGTGTGAAGCCGCACTACGGCGTCCTGGTGGGGCTGACCGTCACCGCGGCCTTGTTCACCGTGTCGCTGGCGCTGTCCTGGGTGCTGTACGAGGCTGTGGAGCGCCCGGCGAGACGGCTGCTGCTGCAGCACCGCGGCCGGACGGGCCGGCCCGCTGACCCGGTTCCAGCCTGCCGGGAGGCTCCGCCTGGAGCATGCGACTGA